In Fundidesulfovibrio magnetotacticus, a single window of DNA contains:
- a CDS encoding DUF456 domain-containing protein, translating to MEYVWSILYILLLLGVLSLNVLGLPANWVILALAWLWDFTHPSLNLGWGYYAPLIAMAVLGEALEFGAQFYGAKKYGGTNKGNLGAFIGAIAGAIFFAPFLFGFGALLGAVGGAYVGCYVFERMHGRPSPEAWHAARGAMWGRVLGFVVKIGLGGAMVGLAARAAWPAAKQAVAALGF from the coding sequence ATGGAATACGTCTGGTCCATCCTCTACATCCTGCTGCTTCTGGGCGTGCTTTCGCTCAACGTCCTGGGCCTGCCCGCCAACTGGGTGATCCTGGCCCTGGCCTGGCTGTGGGACTTCACGCACCCCTCCCTGAACCTGGGCTGGGGCTACTACGCGCCGCTCATCGCCATGGCTGTCCTGGGCGAGGCCCTGGAGTTCGGGGCCCAGTTCTACGGGGCCAAGAAATACGGCGGCACCAACAAGGGCAACCTGGGGGCCTTCATCGGGGCCATAGCCGGGGCCATCTTCTTCGCCCCGTTCCTCTTCGGGTTTGGCGCGCTCCTGGGCGCGGTGGGCGGGGCCTACGTGGGCTGCTACGTGTTCGAGCGCATGCACGGACGGCCCTCCCCCGAGGCGTGGCACGCCGCGCGCGGGGCCATGTGGGGCCGGGTTCTGGGCTTCGTGGTGAAGATCGGCCTGGGCGGGGCCATGGTGGGCCTCGCGGCCCGCGCCGCCTGGCCCGCGGCGAAGCAGGCCGTGGCCGCCCTTGGCTTTTAG